One genomic region from Mytilus trossulus isolate FHL-02 chromosome 9, PNRI_Mtr1.1.1.hap1, whole genome shotgun sequence encodes:
- the LOC134682913 gene encoding neuronal acetylcholine receptor subunit alpha-6-like, translating to MAWNKLIFFLLLLLSRGKPNFGSTLSDVNRLYSKLELNYNKKIRPGDDQSVAAQINVSFNLGAIQEFDEVDGKYAVIGFFRIKWYDSRMTWNPLDYNNTNTMLFLQDDIWTPTLVITNPFSKIEKIGKDFMTVRYFSNGLAYWTPGEILISSCSVDITYFPFDEQKCTIRLMAWGTTPNEIVLQSSSDINLDYFSEHGSWKIISASSESNDKLVGSSFIDMSFSMKRRPGFYIINIVLPVIFLMVLNACVFVLPPHSGERVSYAITVLLAIAVFLTLIGDNLPKTSEPMSLLSYFLMFGLVFSSLICFCTILCLRLQLKDKNRQIPAFLKWLVLCCRRDKPRTEREWSFIPNNTSNRPNSNMNGNEGLTNTDKNDVTWNDICITLNTICLWVSFGGISVSVLLFFVVVTKLI from the coding sequence ATGGCGTggaataaattgatattttttctgctACTTTTGCTGAGTAGAGGAAAACCTAATTTTGGCTCTACCCTATCTGATGTTAACAGATTGTATTCAAAACTGGAATTGAACTACAATAAAAAGATTAGACCAGGAGATGACCAATCAGTTGCTGCACAAATTAACGTTTCTTTCAATTTGGGGGCCATTCAAGAATTCGACGAAGTGGATGGAAAATATGCCGTTATTGGTTTTTTTCGAATCAAATGGTATGATTCAAGAATGACATGGAATCCACTTGACTACAATAATACGAACACTATGTTATTTTTACAAGATGATATATGGACGCCAACActtgttattacaaatccgttcagtaaaattgaaaagattGGAAAAGATTTTATGACGGTAAGATATTTCAGCAACGGCCTTGCATACTGGACACCAGGTGAAATTTTAATTAGCTCGTGTAGTGTAGATATTACTTACTTCCCGTTTGACGAACAGAAATGTACAATACGTTTGATGGCATGGGGAACTACACcaaatgaaattgtgttgcagtCCTCTTCTGATATCAACCTGGATTATTTTTCGGAACATGGAAGCTGGAAGATAATTTCTGCGTCTTCCGAAAGTAATGATAAATTGGTTGGTTCTTCATTCATTGATATGTCTTTTTCAATGAAGAGACGTCCAGgtttttatatcattaacaTTGTACTTCCAGTTATATTTCTAATGGTGTTAAATGCATGTGTATTTGTTTTACCACCACACTCAGGAGAACGAGTTTCATACGCTATAACTGTATTATTGGCAATAGCTGTATTCCTGACTTTAATTGGGGATAATCTGCCTAAAACATCTGAACCAATGTCTTTGCTAAGTTACTTTCTTATGTTTGGCCTCGTGTtcagttctttgatatgtttttgCACTATTCTATGTCTTAGACTTCAACTTAAAGATAAGAACCGTCAAATACCAGCTTTTCTTAAATGGCTAGTACTGTGTTGTAGACGTGATAAACCAAGAACAGAAAGAGAATGGAGTTTCATACCTAACAATACATCAAATCGGCCTAATTCAAATATGAACGGCAATGAAGGTTTAACTAATACCGACAAGAACGATGTGACGTGGAACGATATCTGCATAACACTTAATACAATATGTTTATGGGTTTCCTTTGGAGGAATCTCAGTTAGTGTATTGTTATTCTTCGTTGTTGTTACAAAGTTAATTTAG
- the LOC134683898 gene encoding neuronal acetylcholine receptor subunit alpha-6-like — protein MKTAMRIYLTFMLTTVIHVSCSSMNDVSNLHTTLLQNYNSEVRPGDNQFLPTNVNVTFNLVAIQEFDEVDGKFAVIGFFEVTWVDSRMSWNPTDYNNTYTMLFSQDVVWKPTLLSINPFSKIDQLGKDFMTVRYYYNGFAYWSPGEILSSSCSVDVTFFPFDQQTCLITLMSWGTWPNEILLQSTLTNFKMGFYSEHGTWKISSTSAVDSTTTGMSVIDLSVTMERRPAFFVVNIVLPVMFLMGLNCCVFILPPESGERVSYSITVLLAIAVFMTLTGDNLPKTSEPMSLLSYFLMSDLVFSAVICLITMLGLRLHYKDDKHPVPSYLKRLVRCCKCSSNQKPRNDVRPFCTDEKIVQFSDFNRKDNMSADPDVSWRDVSKALDTLLLWISIVGLVISIISFFIILKKLV, from the coding sequence ATGAAGACAGCGATGCGAATATATCTAACATTTATGCTCACAACGGTTATACATGTATCCTGCTCCTCGATGAACGATGTGAGTAACTTGCATACAACGTTATTACAGAACTACAATTCTGAAGTGAGACCAGGCGACAACCAGTTTTTACCTACCAATGTCAATGTTACTTTCAATTTAGTCGCCATTCAGGAATTTGATGAAGTAGATGGCAAATTCGCGGTGATTGGATTTTTCGAAGTCACATGGGTTGATTCAAGAATGTCATGGAATCCTACAGATTATAATAATACGTACACCATGCTTTTCTCACAAGATGTAGTGTGGAAACCAACTTTGTTAAGTATTAATCCTTTCAGCAAAATTGACCAACTTGGAAAGGATTTTATGACAGTAAGATATTACTATAACGGTTTTGCATATTGGTCACCGGGTGAAATTTTGAGTAGTTCTTGTAGTGTTGACGTCACATTTTTCCCTTTCGATCAACAAACTTGTTTAATTACCCTGATGTCATGGGGAACATGGCCGAATGAAATTCTATTGCAATCAACacttactaattttaaaatgggATTTTATTCAGaacatggaacatggaaaatttCGTCAACTTCTGCAGTAGATAGTACAACTACTGGTATGTCTGTCATTGATCTATCGGTAACAATGGAAAGACGGCCTGCCTTTTTTGTAGTGAATATTGTGCTTCCTGTTATGTTCCtaatggggttaaattgttgtGTGTTCATTTTACCACCAGAATCGGGAGAAAGAGTATCATATTCTATTACTGTGTTATTAGCAATAGCTGTATTCATGACATTGACTGGGGATAATCTACCGAAAACATCCGAACCAATGTCGTTGCTTAGTTACTTTTTAATGTCAGACCTTGTTTTCAGTGCTGTAATTTGTCTGATTACAATGTTGGGGTTAAGACTTCATTATAAAGATGACAAACACCCAGTTCCGTCCTATCTAAAGCGATTAGTACGGTGCTGTAAATGTTCATCAAATCAGAAACCAAGAAACGACGTTAGACCATTCTGTACCGATGAAAAGATAGTGCagttttcagattttaataGAAAAGACAATATGTCTGCCGACCCAGATGTTTCTTGGAGAGATGTTTCTAAGGCACTTGACACACTACTTCTATGGATTTCAATTGTCGGACTTGTGATCagtataatttcattttttattattctaaaaAAGTTGgtctga